In Acidimicrobiales bacterium, the DNA window CGACGTGGATGAAGACGGGCTGGCTCAACTGGTCGAGGATCGGCACGTCCACGGCACGTGCCGATCGGATGGGGCCGACGAGCGACGGGCTCTGGCACTGGAACACGGCCACCAGCCGCGTGATCCCGCCCTCTACCGGCTCCTCGAAGACGATGTCGGCTTTGTCCAGGCCGGATTGCGGCCGGGCCTGCGGGTAGTTGTCGACCTTGACGGCCAGCGCGGGGCGCTGGGGCACCTCGTTCCCCGACGACGGTGTCCCGGTCAGGGGGCACGGCGGGCCGGGCTGGGTCGTGGGCGTGGGCCCGGTCGAGCCGCTGCCCGCTGCCTTGGGGTGGTTGTTCCCGCCGGAGACCGCCAGGGCGATCCCGGCCGCGGCGAGGAGGACCGCCGCCGCCACCAGGCCGATGAGCAGGGCGCGGTTCGTCGAGCTCGCACGCCCGGCGTCGCCCCCCGAGGGCGCCGCCGGTGCCGCCGCTCCGGCGGCGGGTCCCGCACCGGCCCCCGCGGCGGCTGCGGGGGCGGCAGCCGCGGTCCCCGTCGGCGGCGTGGCGCCGAAGGGCACGGCCTGGGTGGTCTCCCCAGCCGGGCCGCGTGCACCCGACGCGTCGGCCGGCACGGCCTGGGTGGCCTCGCCGAAGGGCACGGCCTGGGTGGCCTCGCCGGGGAGCGGCTCCGGGTGTCCGCCGCCGGGGCCGCCACCGGCGGCGTCCGCGTCGGCAGTGTCGTCAGGATCGGTGTCGTCGGGCATAAAGCTCTCGGGAGGCTAGTGCTCGTCCTCGGAGCCCCCGGCCATCCCGCCCGACGGCGACATCCCGCTCGACCGCGGGGTGCCGTCCGTGCGGTCCACCACCGGTGCGGGCTATGACGGCGGCATGGGCACCGAGGGTGTGCACGGCACGGCGACGGCCTTCTCGGAAGCCGCCGACGTCTACGAGCAGGCCCGACCGGGCTACCCGCCCGAGGTCCTGGCGTGGCTCGGCGAGCACGCGGGCATCGGCCCGGGCGTCCGCGTCCTCGACCTCGCCGCCGGGACGGGCAAGCTGACACGGGGGCTGGTCGCCCTCCGGGCGGCGGTGGTGGCCGTCGAGCCCGTGGCCGGGATGCGCCGGGCCCTGGCCGCAGCGGTCGCGGGCACGCCCGTGGTGGCCGGCGTGGCCCAGGCCATCCCCTTGGGCACGGGAACCGTCGACGCCTGCACCGTCGCGCAGGCGTTCCACTGGTTCGCCACCGAGTCGGCCGTGGCCGAGCTGCACCGCGTGCTGCGCCCCGGGGGCGCCCTGGCCGTGGTGTGGAACCGCCGGGAGCTGTCCGACCCGCTGCAGGCGGACCTCCAGCGGCTGATGGCGCCCCTGCGCGGCGATGCGCCGTCGTTGGAGTCCGGACTGTGGCGCGCTGCGCTCGAGGGCCCGGGCGGCGGGGCGCGCTTCACGCCCGACGCGCATTTCACGGTCGACTGGCGCCAGCCGATCGACGTCGACGGCGTGGCCGACCGGGTGGCCTCGGTCAGCTTCGTGGCCTCCTTGGCCGAGCCCGAGCGCGCCGGAATCCTGGAGCAGGCGCGCGCCGCGGCCCGCTCGCGCCCCGCCCCCCTCGCCCTGCCCTACACGGCCGAGGCCACCTGTTACCGCCGCAGGGACTGACACCGCCGGGGTGGGCGGCGGCCACGCCCGCCGGGTACGTTCGCCGGGTGCCGTCGCCCCGCCAGGTCCCGCCCTGGGCACGCCGCCTGGCGGCGGCCACCATCGACACCGCCTGGACGTGGGTCTGCGACCTCGGCGCCATCGGCCCCGACCACCCCCGGGCCCGCCGCTTCGGGGCCTTCGGCGAGGGGAGCCTGATCGCCTTCCCGCCGGGCGCCATCTTCAACGAGCAATGGATCCGCATCGGGAGCCGCACGATGATCGGGCCCCACGTGTCGCTGTCGGCGGGGATGGCGCCGGGGCAGGAGATGGTCAGCGACCCGGTCGTGTCGATCGGCGACCGCACGCTCATCGGCCGGGGGAGCCACATCGTCGGCCACTTCTGCATCGAGATCGGCGACGACATCCAGACGGGGCCCTACGTGTACATCACGGACCAGAACCACGTCTACAGCGACCCCGACGTGCCCATCGGCGCGCAGTGGCCCGTCGAGGCGAGCGTGCGTATCGGGTCGGGGAGTTGGCTGGGGACGGGCGTGGTCGTGCTGCCGGGCAGCACGATCGGCCGCAACGTCGCCGTCGGGGCGGGATCGGTCGTGACCGGGGACCTGCCCGACCACTGCGTGGCCGTGGGGTCGCCGGCGAAGGTGGTCAAGCGCTACTCGCCGGGCGAGGGATGGCGCGCCGTCGGTCAGAAGCTCGCCGGCAGCAGGGGGCTCACGGCGCCGAAGAAGAAGAAGATCGCCACCAGCGAGGCCGCGCCGCCCACGACGTAGACGGCCCACCGCTGCGCCCGCCGCCGCCGCCGGCGCGCCACCGACAGCACGGCGCCCACCACGACGGCGCTCAGCAGGCCCAGCCACAGCGCGGGGACCCAGTCGCCCTGGTCGCCGCCGAGCCCGCCGACCGAGCCGCGCGTGCCCCGCCGCCCTCCCGTCGACGGCGGTGCCAGCGCCGGCGCCGGGGGCGTCGTCAGATAGGCGTGGACGATCAGGCGCTGCGTGTCGCTGAAGCGCGGGTTGCAGGTGGTCAGGGTGAGCTCCGGGATGTCGGTGTTCGCCACCACCGACACGTCGTCGGGGCTCACGACCTCACTGCTGTGCACGACGTAGGTGAACGTCCCCTGCACCGTGGTGACGTCGATGGTGTCGCCGGGCACGAGTTGGTCGAGGTTGTAGAAGGGCGCGCCGTAGGTCGTGCGGTGCCCGGCGACCGCGGCGTTGCCCGCCTCCCCGGGCAGCGGGGTCCCCGCGTAGTGCCCCGGCCCCTGTTGCAGGTCGGTCGTGGAGGTCCCCTGCACGATCACCTTGTCGAGGCTGATCCTGGGGATGCGGATGACGCCGACCGGGCTTCCGTCGCCCGGCGCGGCCGTCGTGGCGCCCACCGTCGGCTGCTCGCCGGTGGTCGACGTGGTGGACGAGGGCGTCGGCGTCGGCGTCGGCCGGGACGTGGTCGTGGAGGTGGCGCCGGGAGGCGCGCCGTGGTGCAGCAGCGTGTCGAAGCGCCGGCGCAGGGCCGCCTGGCTGTGGGACTCCGCCAGGCCCGTCCCCCACAGCTGGTACGCCACGAAGAGCAGGATGACGACGCCGGCGCCGAGGAGGATTCGGCCCAGTACGCCGGTGACGAGTCCCGGTCGCACACACCGAGACTACCGACCACTGACCACGTTCAACCTGCATACCGCAGGTACACTCTCCTGGTGAAGGTGCTCTTCGTGTGCACGGCCAACCTGTGCCGGTCGCCGATGGCCGCCGCGCTGTTCCGCCGCCGGCTGCGCGCCCCGGAGTCCACGACGGCGCCCGACGGCACGCTCGAGACCGTCGCCATCGGCTCGGCCGGCCTGCTCCCGAGCGGCGTGGCACCCCCCCGGGAGGTCGTGACGGTCATGGCCGAGCTCGGCATCGACCTCGCCGCCCACCGCAGCCGGCAGATCTCGGCGGAATTGGTGGCCGTGGCGGACGTCGTCGTGTGCATGGGCCGCCGCCATGCCCGCGAGGTCGTCCTCGTGGACCCCGCGGCGTGGCCCCGGACGTTCACCTTGAAGGAGCTCGTGCGCCGCGGCGAGCGCGTCGGGCCGCGCCGGGCGGGCGAGCTGCTTCCCGACTGGCTCGGTCGCCTGCACGCCGGCCGGGAACGTGCCGGGCTCGTCGGGCAGTCCACCGACGACGACGTCGAGGACCCCCTCGGCGGCCCCCTCGACGCCTACCGCACCACCGCCGGCGAGCTCGCCGGGCTCGTCGACCACGTCGCCGGGCGGCTGTGGGCCCCGCGCATGGCCCGTCGGCGGTCAGGGTGAGCGACACCCCCGAGCCGCCCGGGACGCCCGGGCCGGAGCGGGCGCCCGGGGTGGGCCCGCCCACCGCGCCGGCCGAGGTCGACGGCACGCGCCGGCGCCGCCGGCGCCGGCGCGTGGTGTGGGGCGTCGTCGTCGTGGTCGTGCTGTGGCTGGCGGCATCGGCGGCTGTCCTGGCCGTCGGGCTGCTGCACGCCCGCAGCGGCATGGCCGACGTCGAGCAGGCGAAGAGCCGTCTGTCGGCGTCCGACGTCGTGTCGCGCTCGGCCGCGGCGCCGTTGCGCGCCGCCGGTCGGCAGTTCGATTCGGCCGGCGGCCTGCTGCACTCCCCGGTCCTGGCGCCGTTCGACATCGTGCCGGTGCTCGGCCGCCAGCTGCGCTCGGTCCAGGACCTGGCGGCGGCGGCCGGCAAGGTGGCACAGATCGGCGTCACCGCCATCACCCGGGCGCACGAGGTGCTGCACTCGCCGCACACGAGCGGGCCCGACCGGGTCGCCGCCCTGCGCGCGCTGGCGGGGTTGGCGACGACCACGGACCGGGAGCTCGCCCGGATCGACACGGGGCCGGGGCACGCGCTGCTCCCTCCGCTGTCGTCCAAGCACGACACCTTCGTCCGCGACCTCGCCGACGTCCGCACCCGGCTCCAGCACGCGTCGGGGGTGGCGGCCACGCTGGCGGGGATCCTCCACGGGCCCCAGACCTACCTCCTGGTGATGGCCAACAACGCCGAGATGCGGGCCGGGTCGGGGGACTTCCTCGAGGTCGGCACCCTCACCACCGCCGACGGCCGGTTCCACCTGTCGGACCTCCAGCCCACGGTGGCCATCCCCGTGGCCCCCGGCAAGGTGACCGCCTCCGGGGACCTCGAGGCCCGCTGGGGATGGCTGCGCCCGGGGGTCGACTGGCGGAACCTCGGCTTCACCCCCCAGTTCGACGTCAACGGCCCCATGGCGGCTCGGATGTGGGAGGCCGAGACGGGCCAGCATGTCGACGGCGTCCTGACCGTCGACGTCGAGGCGCTGCGCCAATTCCTCGAGGTGACCGGACCGGTCACCCTGCCCGACGGCGCCGTGGTGGGCGCCGACAACGTCGTGCCGCTGCTGACCCACGACCAGTACGCCGGGCTGACCGACCAGCAGACGAACCAGCAGGCCCTGGCCGAGGCCGGGCGCGAGGAGCGGCTGGGCGCCCTGGCCAAGGCCGCCCTCGACGCCCTCCAGAACGAATCGCTCGACCTGAGATCCCTCTCCGACGCCATGGCCGCCGCCACCCAGGGCCGCCACCTCCTGGCCTGGTCGGCCGCGTCGTCGGCCGAAGCAGCCTGGCAACAGGGCGGGGTGGCCGGCACGCTCACGTCGGACTCGATGATGGCGGCCGTCATCAACCGCGGCGGCAACAAGCTCGACCAGTACATGTCGGTGAAGGCCGGCCTCGACCTGACGGCGCACGGGGGGCGGACCGACGGGACGCTGACCGTCGACGTCACCAACCACACCCCTCCGGGCCAGTCCCAGTTCATCGCTGGGCCCTATCCGGGCCTGGGCACGGTCTACGGCGAGTACGTCGGGATCCTGGCCGTGAACGTCCCCGGGTACGCGTCCGTCCCCCACATCGACGGCAACCCCACCCTCGACGCCCTGGGCGCCGAGGGCCCGACCTGGGTCATCGCCACCCCGGTGGACGTCAAGGCGGGGGAGGCGCAGCGGTTCGTCGTCCGGTTCGTCCTGCCCCAGGCCTCGGGAAGGATCACCGTGCTCCCGAGCGCCCGGCTCACGCCCGAGACCTGGCACTACCGCAGCACCACCACGACCGACGCGGCGCGGTTCACGGTGTCCTGGTGAGCGACGGGCCCTGCCGGACGACCGCGTCCCGGTGATCGACCGCTCCGACCACGCCCCGCCGTCGCGATGACC includes these proteins:
- a CDS encoding DUF3048 domain-containing protein, translated to MPDDTDPDDTADADAAGGGPGGGHPEPLPGEATQAVPFGEATQAVPADASGARGPAGETTQAVPFGATPPTGTAAAAPAAAAGAGAGPAAGAAAPAAPSGGDAGRASSTNRALLIGLVAAAVLLAAAGIALAVSGGNNHPKAAGSGSTGPTPTTQPGPPCPLTGTPSSGNEVPQRPALAVKVDNYPQARPQSGLDKADIVFEEPVEGGITRLVAVFQCQSPSLVGPIRSARAVDVPILDQLSQPVFIHVGGIDPVISLLRAGNLNDENLFTHGSIVQTLAGRQAPYDTYISAAAGWGLDPSDTTPPAALFTYAATAPPGTPVSTVHIPFASTNDTLWTWNAASGQWLLSYRGTNATVAGGGQIATSNIVIQTVHVTYGPWLENDVGGLEVQSQLIGSGPLTVLRDGVAVTGTWRRASSSDPTTLTAADGSTIALRPGPTWVEIVPSAIPVTTTSPGATTTTTHR
- a CDS encoding methyltransferase domain-containing protein, with translation MGTEGVHGTATAFSEAADVYEQARPGYPPEVLAWLGEHAGIGPGVRVLDLAAGTGKLTRGLVALRAAVVAVEPVAGMRRALAAAVAGTPVVAGVAQAIPLGTGTVDACTVAQAFHWFATESAVAELHRVLRPGGALAVVWNRRELSDPLQADLQRLMAPLRGDAPSLESGLWRAALEGPGGGARFTPDAHFTVDWRQPIDVDGVADRVASVSFVASLAEPERAGILEQARAAARSRPAPLALPYTAEATCYRRRD
- a CDS encoding acyltransferase codes for the protein MPSPRQVPPWARRLAAATIDTAWTWVCDLGAIGPDHPRARRFGAFGEGSLIAFPPGAIFNEQWIRIGSRTMIGPHVSLSAGMAPGQEMVSDPVVSIGDRTLIGRGSHIVGHFCIEIGDDIQTGPYVYITDQNHVYSDPDVPIGAQWPVEASVRIGSGSWLGTGVVVLPGSTIGRNVAVGAGSVVTGDLPDHCVAVGSPAKVVKRYSPGEGWRAVGQKLAGSRGLTAPKKKKIATSEAAPPTT
- a CDS encoding class E sortase gives rise to the protein MRPGLVTGVLGRILLGAGVVILLFVAYQLWGTGLAESHSQAALRRRFDTLLHHGAPPGATSTTTSRPTPTPTPSSTTSTTGEQPTVGATTAAPGDGSPVGVIRIPRISLDKVIVQGTSTTDLQQGPGHYAGTPLPGEAGNAAVAGHRTTYGAPFYNLDQLVPGDTIDVTTVQGTFTYVVHSSEVVSPDDVSVVANTDIPELTLTTCNPRFSDTQRLIVHAYLTTPPAPALAPPSTGGRRGTRGSVGGLGGDQGDWVPALWLGLLSAVVVGAVLSVARRRRRRAQRWAVYVVGGAASLVAIFFFFGAVSPLLPASF
- a CDS encoding DUF4012 domain-containing protein; translated protein: MSDTPEPPGTPGPERAPGVGPPTAPAEVDGTRRRRRRRRVVWGVVVVVVLWLAASAAVLAVGLLHARSGMADVEQAKSRLSASDVVSRSAAAPLRAAGRQFDSAGGLLHSPVLAPFDIVPVLGRQLRSVQDLAAAAGKVAQIGVTAITRAHEVLHSPHTSGPDRVAALRALAGLATTTDRELARIDTGPGHALLPPLSSKHDTFVRDLADVRTRLQHASGVAATLAGILHGPQTYLLVMANNAEMRAGSGDFLEVGTLTTADGRFHLSDLQPTVAIPVAPGKVTASGDLEARWGWLRPGVDWRNLGFTPQFDVNGPMAARMWEAETGQHVDGVLTVDVEALRQFLEVTGPVTLPDGAVVGADNVVPLLTHDQYAGLTDQQTNQQALAEAGREERLGALAKAALDALQNESLDLRSLSDAMAAATQGRHLLAWSAASSAEAAWQQGGVAGTLTSDSMMAAVINRGGNKLDQYMSVKAGLDLTAHGGRTDGTLTVDVTNHTPPGQSQFIAGPYPGLGTVYGEYVGILAVNVPGYASVPHIDGNPTLDALGAEGPTWVIATPVDVKAGEAQRFVVRFVLPQASGRITVLPSARLTPETWHYRSTTTTDAARFTVSW